Proteins from a genomic interval of Diaminobutyricimonas aerilata:
- a CDS encoding DUF11 domain-containing protein, whose product MSASAAIVSVHEITANWAAPAPASVPYGGIVVSEWHISTNDASQPESNADVANVTATLTAVNGKWGALPTVCKTTGATPASSISADGVTLVCNLGTVKAGTATVLQAGIRPTSTTGAALSANGSVTSDTATAPAGPASLAPKPITYNNGMDLVISTPSSNPAEGSQGSAYEEGTQDRQRLIVDWAIAANVGSRPGPANYAFTINLSSTTPGAVLTGITHEECRPVNGEIAAGIPFSATNRPDRANFPGCTITRLSATQYRVNLTNIDYSLARVPLKDSKGANLPVGRNYIASGALVFSNPYPVNVTTNVDVRVTAPNWTYPGTTASTVDPVANNADAITLYAPGGFSNGWLGTPASSRSRWDDQLFVAAGTGSNITLPGAGTTIAGPLPLYSQATSQVWNDYVGAGGTNLAGVCTMNQTATSLPAPENNNFQYRYFDGGGYGAGGYEQMRSIQYWYTTANINTKTFTCDQGTWTRVTPRAGSQFNDPRISNSNVMALPANVTGLKVTWNPAIDKPVSVVVRGFGQIKANAVPSNALAGEGWTVGSFNLPTGVWYNNSNIAANSTATPWSDYTGAAGGTNGYRDVFRIVGNTGTIRKTANPTTAGPGQAVTYTVRAATNSTTTPPTNSNLSVLDLLPPGMQYVAGSARLDGQPITPASTTVTGRTQLTFSITNSPANTQRVITYQALLPATSTVAPGTTLTNTAEVRVPGDNRELELRQASASIVVPANGTTTFAKSAADTYVPYAGGSSSWRMTLNSLDPSANTFTDTIDVLPYKGDENGTNIDGGYRVNTVTVPAATGWRVFATSAAATTLSDDPRTRSNGTAPGAITGNTVGWTAVPLTGTTATIPAGTTAIRVIGPALNPGAQQFFTINFSTTAPTSQVCSAPGETDNKPGQRIVNAATSYAAHTALPMRSSATTLIADCNQIQIKKYVLEKGGDSADADAWHDAQDRADYPQYGPGDTVPYRFVVTNQGTGTLTNIAVTDPRFPQCDYTIPTLAAGASDTRECSVPNAALGTTINEASVRVQPPIGAVLTGSDPAGIVVPLPPRVTKSVNPPSGSRVEPGATVTYTVTITEPADSPAAYLNPSTVDTLTDVLDDADFVEGSLTTTSSLDEDGDDATDGDPGTATRDGETISWGSSRIWPGETITLTYQVKVDDPVTGNHRLRNVVTPETGIECDTCTTENPIPGIRFTKTADVAVTHPGDVVTYTVTARNTGQVPYTTPDYPASVSDPLTDVLKDADFVEGSATNGAIFDGDSVDWTGALAVGAETSFTFQVRIKNPNPGDNRLENRVVSTTPGNNCTEDSTDPDCDATVRVQSYTVQKSTAETPVVRGNVVTYSLTVRNTGEVPYTGTGADVASFSDDLADVLDDADFTGTPTGGAVFADGRLTWAGPLAVGETRTFTYTVTVKQTPNPDSLVLNNTVTPTGPGGSCAAAGACDTSTPIAQFHVAKSADPAYTNPGGTVHYTIVVENTGAVDFTDAFPASFRDSFSDVLDDGELVGIDDDGDIIPGTITWTAGDVTYSGATLAWVGPLPVDGTVTIEYDVLVDNPDRGDHLLKNTITTPPGIANCDTGSTDPDCGTETPVQSYELVKAADKKVVEVGDTVNYTITVRNTGRVPYPAGPGEPQASIADPIDDVLLNADFDGIVNATAGTATWDAAAETIRWVGDLPVDGAPVTITYAVTIHTAAVPPDRIVNRAQTTTIGGNCDPTTDVDLADPRCQVEVPTRSYKTVKTVSDPIVEPGQQNLTYTITVTNTGAEAYLGTEIGDEDAAEIRDDLNDILGDSGNPVLVSQPAGWDVEFTGGVLTAAGPLAVDETVTFVYTVDIDEPDEGDHRLENRVETPPGRGGNCTPFSTDGDCDATVLVREYTTEKTVTPEVVEVGDTVVYTIEVVNTGQVAYDGLTPDTSASLTDDLADVLDDATFGAVLQGGATFDAASETLTWSGPLPIGGTHLIRYTVIATGADEHVLINGVEPGPTGRCVDAGSCDTEVRIRSFEYEKSVDAEAAVEGQTLTYTITVRNTGAVAYTDEAPADIADDLSGVLDDAGELSDPVISPAGAGEATIVGSSILWEGPLALPGQAGDEVTITYTVTVDDPDTGDHLLVNAVTSENGVCAEAGGCTTTTPVRSYLVEKVSTPATTLPGGIVEYTITVTNTGAVAYTDADPASLVDDLSDVLDVAGDPTDLAVAGDSDNLPTFADGELRWAGELPVGGVVTLTYRVQVDATLAADADYLLENVVEPTATGGECGICSTVTPIRAYSTVKKTDRREARIGDVVTYTVTVTNTGQVAYAAPLQATFTDDLTDVLDDATGPQGLGAGATFDPATGVLTWAGDLPIGATTTVTYSVVVGDPAVTGGDGILENAVLTPPEGGCAESTAPDCKTITPIRSLHYAKTVSTGVALPGDVVEYTIAVRNTGAVAFTDADPAQFDDALTRILDDVTPVTEESLALEASAGTASYDETLRSIHWEGPLAPGATATVTYQVQIANPNRGDNRLANKVVSPPGVPSNCAAESVDPDCATETLVKSFRVEKTADKTEFFPGDRVTYTIRLTNTGEVAYDDAGPVVWTDDLTEVLDDAVYNDDATGGVTWNGTETLSWTGPLAVGQVMEFTYSVTVRNPIPGDKVLYNRVVSPTEGSNCAETSADPLCEVDLGGPSVRTVKTSSKETAFPGDVVEYAVTITNDGGIDWTDARPAMFDDNLAAVLDDATYNGDVEATLDGDVVPGAEVSGTILHWQGPLARGESVIVTYSVTINAPVSGDGILDNVVTTPEEVPSNCTAMPSEPSPGEGEGEIGGAAAGDPTSSSDPDCATRTLVKSYVTTKTSDAAGKVKPGDRITYTITVVNNGQVDYTDEQPASFVDDFSQVLDDATYAGDAPAGTTYVAPTLTWNGALAVGDITIVTYSFVVNENGGDNRMINAVLADSEIGGGCATETGCTTTIEIVRPLAATGAFVLPIVGGVLALIGAGGLLFWIGRRRRLENQA is encoded by the coding sequence ATGAGCGCGAGCGCGGCCATCGTCTCGGTGCACGAGATCACCGCGAATTGGGCCGCCCCCGCACCGGCGAGCGTGCCGTACGGCGGCATCGTCGTCTCGGAGTGGCACATCAGCACGAACGACGCGTCGCAACCCGAGTCGAACGCGGACGTCGCGAACGTCACTGCGACGCTGACAGCGGTCAACGGCAAGTGGGGCGCCCTGCCGACGGTCTGTAAGACGACCGGCGCGACCCCCGCGTCGTCGATCTCCGCCGACGGTGTCACGCTCGTCTGCAACCTCGGCACCGTGAAGGCTGGCACCGCGACGGTACTCCAGGCCGGAATCCGCCCGACCAGCACCACCGGTGCCGCCCTCTCCGCCAACGGCTCGGTCACCTCCGACACCGCTACCGCTCCGGCGGGCCCCGCATCGCTCGCCCCCAAGCCGATCACCTACAACAACGGCATGGACCTCGTCATCAGCACCCCGAGCAGCAACCCCGCCGAGGGTAGCCAGGGCAGTGCCTACGAGGAGGGCACGCAAGACCGGCAGCGCCTGATCGTGGACTGGGCGATCGCCGCCAACGTCGGCAGCCGTCCGGGGCCGGCGAACTACGCGTTCACCATCAATCTCTCGTCGACCACTCCGGGCGCCGTGCTCACCGGCATCACCCACGAGGAGTGCCGTCCCGTCAACGGTGAGATCGCCGCCGGCATCCCGTTCTCGGCGACGAACCGGCCCGACCGTGCGAACTTCCCCGGCTGCACCATCACGCGCCTGTCGGCGACCCAGTACCGCGTGAACCTCACGAACATCGACTACAGCCTCGCGCGGGTGCCGCTGAAGGACTCGAAGGGCGCGAACCTGCCCGTCGGCCGCAATTACATCGCGTCGGGTGCGCTCGTCTTCAGCAACCCGTACCCCGTCAACGTCACGACGAACGTCGACGTCCGGGTGACCGCTCCGAACTGGACCTACCCCGGCACCACGGCGTCGACGGTCGACCCGGTTGCCAACAACGCCGACGCCATCACGCTCTACGCTCCGGGCGGATTCAGCAATGGCTGGCTCGGGACCCCGGCGTCGTCGCGTTCGCGGTGGGACGACCAGCTCTTCGTCGCCGCCGGCACCGGATCGAACATCACCCTCCCCGGCGCGGGCACGACCATCGCAGGACCGCTGCCGCTGTATTCGCAAGCGACGAGCCAGGTGTGGAACGACTACGTGGGCGCGGGTGGCACCAACCTCGCCGGCGTGTGCACGATGAACCAGACCGCCACGAGTCTGCCCGCGCCCGAGAACAACAACTTCCAGTACCGCTACTTCGACGGCGGCGGATACGGGGCCGGTGGCTATGAGCAGATGCGCTCAATCCAGTACTGGTACACCACGGCGAACATCAATACCAAGACGTTCACGTGCGACCAGGGCACCTGGACCCGCGTCACGCCGCGAGCCGGGTCCCAGTTCAACGACCCGCGCATCTCCAACTCGAACGTGATGGCACTGCCGGCCAACGTCACCGGCCTCAAGGTCACCTGGAATCCCGCCATTGACAAGCCCGTGAGCGTCGTCGTGCGCGGATTCGGCCAGATCAAGGCGAACGCCGTTCCGAGCAACGCCCTCGCCGGTGAGGGGTGGACGGTCGGCTCCTTCAACCTGCCCACAGGCGTCTGGTACAACAACAGCAACATCGCTGCGAACTCCACGGCCACCCCTTGGAGCGACTACACCGGCGCGGCCGGCGGCACGAACGGCTACCGTGACGTTTTCCGGATCGTCGGCAACACCGGAACGATCCGCAAGACCGCGAACCCGACGACCGCCGGACCGGGCCAGGCCGTGACGTATACCGTGCGCGCTGCGACGAACAGCACGACGACCCCGCCGACGAACAGCAACCTCTCGGTGCTGGACCTGCTGCCCCCGGGCATGCAGTACGTCGCAGGCTCGGCGCGCCTCGACGGGCAGCCCATCACGCCCGCGTCGACGACGGTCACCGGTCGAACGCAGCTCACCTTCTCGATCACCAACTCGCCCGCGAACACGCAGCGCGTCATCACCTACCAGGCGCTCCTGCCCGCGACCTCGACCGTCGCACCGGGCACGACGCTCACCAACACCGCCGAGGTGCGCGTGCCGGGTGACAACCGGGAACTCGAACTGCGGCAGGCGTCCGCGTCGATCGTCGTGCCCGCGAACGGCACGACGACGTTCGCGAAATCGGCCGCCGACACCTACGTGCCGTACGCCGGCGGCAGCTCGTCGTGGCGGATGACGCTCAACTCGCTCGATCCGTCGGCGAACACGTTCACCGACACGATCGACGTGCTGCCGTACAAGGGCGACGAGAACGGCACGAACATCGACGGCGGTTACCGCGTCAACACCGTGACGGTGCCTGCGGCGACAGGATGGCGCGTCTTCGCTACCTCTGCCGCTGCGACGACGCTCAGCGACGACCCGCGCACCCGCTCGAACGGCACCGCGCCGGGCGCCATCACCGGTAACACCGTCGGCTGGACCGCCGTGCCTCTCACCGGCACGACGGCGACCATTCCGGCCGGCACGACCGCCATCCGCGTGATCGGACCCGCGCTCAACCCGGGCGCGCAGCAGTTCTTCACCATCAACTTCTCGACGACCGCCCCGACGAGCCAGGTCTGCTCGGCTCCCGGCGAGACCGACAACAAGCCCGGCCAGCGGATCGTCAACGCGGCGACGAGCTACGCGGCGCACACCGCGCTGCCGATGCGTTCGTCGGCCACGACGCTGATCGCGGATTGCAACCAGATCCAGATCAAGAAGTACGTGCTCGAGAAGGGCGGCGACTCGGCGGACGCCGACGCCTGGCACGACGCGCAGGACCGCGCCGACTACCCGCAGTACGGCCCCGGCGATACCGTCCCCTACCGCTTCGTCGTCACCAACCAGGGCACCGGCACGCTGACGAACATCGCCGTGACCGACCCGCGGTTCCCGCAGTGCGACTACACGATCCCGACGCTCGCGGCCGGGGCGTCGGACACCCGTGAGTGCTCGGTGCCGAACGCGGCGCTCGGCACGACGATCAACGAGGCGTCCGTGCGCGTGCAGCCCCCGATCGGCGCCGTGCTCACGGGCAGCGACCCGGCCGGCATCGTCGTGCCGCTGCCGCCGCGAGTCACCAAATCGGTGAACCCGCCCTCGGGCAGCCGCGTCGAGCCGGGTGCGACCGTCACCTACACGGTGACGATCACCGAGCCGGCCGACAGCCCCGCGGCGTACCTCAACCCGTCGACGGTCGACACCCTCACCGACGTGCTCGACGACGCGGACTTCGTCGAGGGCAGCCTCACCACGACCTCCTCGCTCGACGAGGACGGGGATGACGCGACCGACGGCGACCCCGGAACGGCGACCCGCGACGGCGAGACCATCTCCTGGGGTTCGAGCCGCATCTGGCCCGGCGAGACGATCACCCTCACCTACCAGGTGAAGGTGGACGACCCGGTGACGGGCAACCACCGCCTGCGCAACGTCGTGACGCCCGAGACCGGCATCGAGTGCGACACCTGCACGACCGAGAACCCCATCCCGGGCATCCGATTCACCAAGACGGCGGATGTCGCGGTCACGCACCCCGGTGATGTCGTCACCTACACGGTGACGGCGCGCAACACCGGCCAGGTGCCATACACGACGCCCGACTACCCGGCGTCGGTGAGCGACCCGCTCACGGATGTGCTCAAGGACGCCGACTTCGTCGAGGGCAGCGCCACGAACGGTGCGATCTTCGACGGCGACTCCGTCGACTGGACCGGCGCGCTCGCGGTCGGAGCGGAGACCTCCTTCACGTTCCAGGTGCGGATCAAGAATCCGAACCCCGGCGACAACCGCCTCGAGAACCGGGTCGTGTCCACGACCCCGGGCAACAACTGCACCGAGGATTCGACCGACCCGGACTGCGACGCCACCGTGCGCGTGCAGTCGTACACCGTGCAGAAGTCGACGGCCGAGACGCCCGTCGTGCGCGGGAACGTCGTCACCTACTCGCTGACCGTGCGCAACACGGGCGAGGTGCCCTACACCGGGACCGGTGCCGACGTCGCGTCGTTCTCCGACGACCTGGCAGACGTGCTCGACGACGCCGACTTCACGGGCACCCCGACCGGTGGCGCTGTGTTCGCCGACGGGCGCCTCACGTGGGCCGGCCCGCTCGCGGTCGGCGAGACGCGCACGTTCACCTACACGGTGACGGTGAAGCAGACGCCGAATCCCGACAGCCTCGTGCTGAACAACACGGTCACCCCGACCGGACCGGGCGGCAGCTGCGCCGCCGCCGGAGCGTGTGACACGTCGACGCCGATCGCCCAGTTCCACGTGGCGAAGTCGGCCGACCCCGCCTACACGAACCCGGGCGGCACCGTGCACTACACGATCGTCGTCGAGAACACCGGGGCGGTCGACTTCACCGACGCGTTCCCGGCATCGTTCCGCGACTCGTTCTCCGACGTCCTCGACGACGGCGAGCTCGTCGGGATCGACGACGACGGTGACATCATCCCCGGCACCATCACGTGGACGGCCGGCGATGTGACCTACTCGGGTGCGACGCTCGCCTGGGTCGGCCCGCTGCCGGTGGACGGCACGGTGACGATCGAGTACGACGTGCTCGTCGACAACCCCGACCGGGGCGACCACCTGCTGAAGAACACCATCACCACGCCTCCGGGTATCGCGAACTGCGACACCGGTTCGACCGACCCGGACTGCGGTACCGAGACGCCCGTGCAGTCGTACGAGCTGGTCAAGGCCGCGGACAAGAAGGTCGTCGAGGTGGGCGACACGGTGAACTACACGATCACCGTGCGCAACACCGGTCGCGTGCCCTACCCGGCCGGCCCGGGCGAGCCGCAGGCGAGCATCGCCGACCCGATCGACGACGTGCTGCTCAACGCCGACTTCGACGGCATCGTGAACGCGACCGCCGGCACGGCGACGTGGGATGCGGCCGCCGAGACCATCCGCTGGGTCGGTGACCTGCCGGTCGACGGCGCGCCGGTGACGATCACCTACGCCGTGACCATCCACACCGCCGCGGTGCCGCCGGACCGGATCGTGAACCGAGCGCAGACCACCACGATCGGCGGCAACTGCGACCCGACGACCGATGTCGATCTCGCCGACCCGCGCTGCCAGGTCGAGGTGCCGACGCGCAGCTACAAGACGGTGAAGACGGTCAGCGACCCGATCGTGGAGCCCGGTCAGCAGAACCTGACCTACACGATCACGGTGACCAACACCGGTGCCGAGGCCTACCTCGGCACGGAGATCGGCGACGAGGACGCCGCGGAGATCCGCGACGACCTCAACGACATCCTCGGCGACTCGGGGAACCCGGTGCTCGTCTCGCAGCCGGCCGGCTGGGACGTCGAGTTCACGGGTGGCGTGCTGACCGCGGCGGGGCCGCTTGCGGTCGACGAGACGGTGACCTTCGTCTACACGGTCGACATCGACGAGCCGGATGAGGGCGACCACCGCCTCGAGAACCGGGTGGAGACGCCCCCCGGCCGCGGCGGCAACTGCACGCCGTTCTCGACAGACGGAGACTGCGACGCGACGGTGCTCGTGCGTGAGTACACGACCGAGAAGACGGTGACCCCCGAGGTCGTCGAGGTGGGCGACACCGTCGTCTACACGATCGAGGTCGTGAACACGGGCCAGGTCGCGTACGACGGGCTCACCCCCGACACGAGCGCGTCGCTCACCGACGACCTCGCCGACGTGCTCGACGACGCGACCTTCGGCGCCGTGCTTCAAGGCGGGGCGACCTTCGACGCGGCGAGCGAGACGCTCACCTGGTCGGGACCGCTGCCGATCGGCGGCACGCACCTCATCCGCTACACCGTGATCGCCACGGGGGCAGACGAGCACGTGCTGATCAACGGCGTGGAGCCCGGCCCCACCGGGCGCTGCGTGGACGCCGGCAGCTGTGACACCGAGGTGCGCATCCGCTCGTTCGAGTACGAGAAGTCGGTGGATGCCGAGGCGGCAGTCGAAGGGCAGACGCTCACGTACACGATCACCGTGCGCAACACCGGTGCCGTGGCCTACACGGATGAGGCGCCCGCCGACATCGCGGACGACCTCTCGGGTGTACTGGATGACGCGGGGGAGCTGAGCGACCCCGTGATCAGCCCGGCCGGTGCCGGCGAGGCCACGATCGTCGGCAGCTCCATCCTCTGGGAGGGCCCGCTCGCCCTGCCCGGCCAGGCCGGCGACGAGGTCACCATCACCTACACGGTGACCGTGGACGACCCCGACACGGGCGACCACCTGCTGGTCAACGCGGTCACGAGCGAGAACGGCGTGTGCGCCGAAGCCGGGGGCTGTACGACCACCACCCCGGTGCGCAGCTACCTCGTCGAGAAGGTGTCGACGCCGGCGACCACGCTGCCGGGCGGAATCGTGGAATACACGATCACCGTGACCAACACCGGTGCCGTCGCCTACACGGACGCCGACCCGGCGTCGCTCGTCGACGACCTGTCCGACGTGCTCGATGTCGCCGGAGACCCGACCGACCTCGCGGTCGCGGGGGACAGCGACAACCTGCCGACCTTCGCGGACGGAGAGTTGCGCTGGGCCGGTGAGCTGCCCGTGGGCGGCGTGGTGACGCTGACGTACCGGGTGCAGGTCGACGCGACCCTCGCGGCCGACGCGGACTACCTGCTCGAGAACGTCGTGGAGCCCACGGCGACCGGCGGCGAGTGCGGCATCTGCTCGACGGTGACTCCGATCCGCGCGTACAGCACGGTGAAGAAGACGGACCGACGCGAGGCCCGCATCGGCGACGTGGTCACCTACACGGTGACGGTGACGAACACCGGTCAGGTCGCCTACGCGGCGCCGCTGCAGGCGACGTTCACCGACGACCTGACCGACGTGCTCGACGACGCGACGGGCCCGCAGGGCCTCGGCGCCGGCGCGACCTTCGACCCGGCGACCGGCGTGCTCACGTGGGCCGGCGACCTGCCGATCGGCGCGACGACGACGGTCACCTACTCGGTGGTCGTCGGCGACCCGGCTGTGACCGGTGGGGACGGAATCCTCGAGAACGCCGTGCTGACCCCGCCCGAGGGTGGCTGCGCCGAGTCCACGGCGCCCGACTGCAAGACGATCACCCCCATCCGGTCGCTCCACTACGCGAAGACCGTGTCGACGGGCGTCGCGCTTCCGGGCGACGTGGTCGAGTACACCATCGCCGTGCGGAACACCGGCGCGGTCGCCTTCACCGACGCCGACCCGGCGCAGTTCGACGACGCCCTCACGCGCATCCTCGACGACGTCACCCCGGTGACGGAGGAGTCCCTCGCGCTCGAGGCGTCGGCGGGCACGGCGTCGTACGACGAGACACTGCGGTCGATCCACTGGGAGGGTCCGCTCGCCCCGGGCGCGACGGCGACGGTGACCTACCAGGTGCAGATCGCCAACCCGAACCGCGGAGACAACCGACTCGCGAACAAGGTCGTGTCGCCCCCCGGGGTGCCGTCGAACTGCGCGGCCGAGTCGGTCGACCCCGACTGCGCCACGGAGACGCTCGTCAAGTCGTTCCGCGTCGAGAAGACGGCCGACAAGACGGAGTTCTTCCCCGGCGACCGGGTGACGTACACGATCCGCCTCACCAACACCGGCGAGGTCGCGTACGACGACGCCGGACCGGTGGTGTGGACGGATGACCTCACCGAGGTGCTCGACGACGCCGTCTACAACGACGACGCGACGGGCGGCGTGACCTGGAACGGCACGGAGACCCTCAGCTGGACCGGCCCGCTCGCGGTCGGTCAGGTGATGGAGTTCACCTACTCGGTCACGGTGCGCAACCCGATCCCGGGTGACAAGGTGCTCTACAACCGTGTCGTGTCGCCCACCGAGGGCAGCAACTGTGCGGAGACGAGTGCCGACCCGCTCTGCGAGGTGGACCTCGGCGGCCCGTCGGTGCGCACGGTGAAGACCTCCTCGAAGGAGACGGCCTTCCCGGGTGACGTGGTGGAGTACGCGGTCACCATCACCAACGACGGCGGCATCGACTGGACGGATGCGCGCCCCGCGATGTTCGACGACAACCTCGCGGCTGTGCTCGACGACGCCACCTACAACGGCGACGTCGAGGCGACCCTCGACGGAGACGTGGTGCCCGGCGCCGAGGTGAGCGGGACGATCCTGCACTGGCAGGGACCGCTCGCTCGCGGGGAGTCGGTGATCGTGACCTACTCGGTGACGATCAACGCCCCTGTGAGTGGCGACGGCATCCTCGACAACGTCGTGACGACGCCCGAGGAGGTGCCGAGCAACTGCACGGCGATGCCGAGCGAGCCGTCGCCGGGCGAGGGTGAGGGTGAGATCGGCGGGGCAGCCGCGGGCGACCCGACCTCCTCGAGCGACCCGGACTGCGCGACGCGCACACTCGTCAAGTCGTACGTCACGACCAAGACGTCGGATGCGGCGGGCAAGGTGAAGCCGGGCGACCGCATCACCTACACGATCACCGTGGTCAACAACGGCCAGGTCGACTACACCGACGAGCAGCCGGCGTCGTTCGTGGACGACTTCAGCCAGGTGCTCGACGACGCGACCTATGCCGGTGACGCGCCCGCCGGAACCACCTACGTGGCTCCGACGCTCACCTGGAACGGCGCTCTCGCGGTCGGTGACATCACGATCGTCACCTACTCGTTCGTCGTGAACGAGAACGGCGGCGACAACCGGATGATCAACGCGGTGCTCGCCGACTCGGAGATCGGCGGCGGATGTGCGACCGAGACCGGCTGCACGACGACGATCGAGATCGTGCGCCCGCTCGCCGCGACCGGTGCATTCGTGCTGCCGATCGTCGGGGGAGTGCTCGCGCTGATCGGGGCCGGCGGGTTGCTGTTCTGGATCGGACGCCGGCGCCGCCTCGAGAACCAGGCGTGA